TAGGCATTTGTTTGACAACCTTTATGAAACatgtttatatgatatttataaatattttgaataaacgtacataaatttgatatacttTACCTGCACTTGAGTATCTTGATGTACTACTCTAGTGAAAGCTCCATGCTCCATTGCTTTTACAACACCCTTTTCTTGTAGTTCCTTCATTTTTGCTTCCACTGCAGATACTTCCCAACCATGTtctctataatataaaatattttataagactgaaaattaaatatttattatcgattaatataaaatttgttgcATCTTACTTTGCTATGTCAATTACAGTAACTGGATTTGGATAAGCAGATTCAATAAGTTCCAACACCTTTTCAATAGTGAGCTCTACTACTTGATCCATAACAGCTTCATCTGTAGATACTATTaacaaaagtaataaagaagtaatcatataatataatacatagtataaaacttataaaatattgaagcTGTGCATCTgcatataaaaagtattgcacaaaaacaaaatgactctgaaatgaaaaattagttTGCATAAATTGCTTCttttatagttatttataacaattgttAGATACACACAGTTCTTGCAGAATAATGAAATACTGTTTGTGTATATACTGAGAGTCATGCTTTAATGTTGTGAATACTCtttgtgtatatattgttccccatatatagaataaaacatCTAGGTCAAGTAGACTAATTATAAACCAGCACTTACTATATTTGAATTGATACACAATCTACAGAAAGTAAACGAAATGCATCTAAAAATATGTACtggtattttaaaatataaacactagaaaattttttatcatgatctaaattattaattgttacatAAAGTAGTAAAAAGTGAATGTTGTTTCCTTTTTAGTAATATGTATTTAACCTAGAAAAGAGTATAATGCAAATTATAGAGAGCAATAAGTGTTAAGCCAATATTGTTATGGTTACCAGTCTGTTGTGCTGAGCAGAGAAATATGTATCTACTGGTCAATTCTATATAAGAAAACTAATTTATTGAATACAAAATTTGGCCTTAGTTTTATTAATACCTATAAAGAATAGATTCTGTAAACAGTATTGACCAGAagatatttaatcattattttcatctacATTATGTGTATTAATTTGTGTTGTAACTAGAGGCCTgtggataaaaaataaaacacaacAACAAAACATGACAAAAATGCAAAaacttttgtcttcttctcgAACCTGTTctccaaataattttcttagatGAAGGAAGTGTGATGAGTAAGTAACCGGTACGAGCTGTGAATAATAAGAGATGaagtataaaatgtaataataatactttacaatatatatacacatacgataAACGTAAATAAAGTCTCCCTTAAATCATATGAATGATACAAAACATAGGAAGCTTCAAGTCAAGTATGCATTTCCTCTGGTTTCTGCTTTAATGTGCACTTGAGACAGCTGCTCCAATATCGTTCAATAAGGAACTATCAAGTTCAATGAGATTAATCAAATGAGAGATAAACCTTTACCCATGTATAACTGTTGATTGTtttatgattttgtttttaaataaaataagtggTTTCAAAATGTTAGTTAGACTAAGAGGAATCAACAATGATAGTTGTACATTTGTTTTACTTGTATATACAAGTAATTATGCTTTTTAAAGTTTTACTTACATGGTCTAGTTGGAAGTGAAATTGGTTCTTCAAGCTGTTTTAGTTCTAcctctaattttttaatactggAGTACTTGTGCTGCATtagctttattattttctttataaatccCACATAATCTATTAAGTTTGTAAAGGAAGATTctatattaatacaattaatatgtaaaaataaataaatcatgttattctctatattttttaccTCTTGGAAATTCTTGTGGTGCAACCAGTTCTCTGAAAAATTCTTGTGCAACAGTAGGCTGTTCAGTTTCTGAACAAGTGTCGCAAAACCAAAATTCAAGTGTCCTAGACTCTTGTGTATGTTTCCCAGTTTGTGTACTTACTAAAAATACTCTAAATTGAAGACACAGATGGGGTGATGATATTTCACCATTTGTCactgaaatttaaataaacaacacTAATATAAGATCTATTTGATAATCAAATAATCTATTCTAAATCTATTCTAAAATCATGTAACTACCATTAATAGCTTGTTTATTGATAACTATTCCTTTGTGATCTCCACCAGCAACATGTACATTATCATTTCCATTTTCTGTAGGAGGTTCTAAAGCCTGCCTTTCTATAATTAAAGTTGTTGAATTCCCAGTTTTGCATTTTGGTGTCATTACAATATGTTctgtttaaacaaaataaagaaaaattcaaatttattttattttttatttagaaataataactattttttattataatatatattttatatttataacatttattttttatttagaaataatatttagaaagaattatttttatatttatttacgaagataaaaaactgataaaaaagataaagaaaaaataatcgctgtcgtctattttttcaaaatgtgTATCATCGATTTTTTACTTCGTTCCTGATAAAAAATGGAGCATGTTGCCCTGCTTTCATTCAGCTTCTACTTAGTGTGCAATCTGTGCactttaaaaatcgaaaagtgCATCCACCTTTTTTCATCATACTCACCGATTCTTTTATCGTCCATATTTGCTcttcttgtatatttttattttcgaaattgtaaaataattttctgcaCAGATcagaaaaatagtaaaattgaaatttgttcACTTCGGAAAACTTGATAAGAACCTCTTACGTACTACCTGCTCAGTCGAGAGCCGAATGTTCACTGACTACTCACAACCTTTTTGcgacttttttatattctacttCCTAACGCAGCTGAGCAGTTGCGCCTGTCAAGATGAAATGTCGACAtaacctctctctttctctatcttttctaataattcgCTGTAACCGcacaaatttttttagatattattaatatgaaagtatattattcttatattattgtGTTACGGTTTAAAATTTAAGATGGTATTGACATTATcgatttctataatttatatagactTACGTATACACTTTAGGTTATGTTTTTTGAGAATTtgatatgataaaattttcttataataatatttcaataattggAACATTGTTTGTATCGTACAGTTAAAGAACTACTGATCCATATAACGACACATGTCACCGCCCAACgccatatttttatttaaatctgaTATTCGCTCATGGTGCTTCACTTACGTCATTTCTTAGTGCACCACAATGATGAATCGTTGTGACGTCATCGATATATACGAACATGTGATACATGAGATTATTTCATAGAATAATATACGCttgtcataaatatttttatttcactgataagtattatcaaataattgaCAACAGCTAATCTGCTACTGAAAATAAAGGCGTTTTAAAGGATtgcaaatataaattgatCATATAAACATTCGCAAAAGTTATTAcagttattatatttcatacatgTGATACTGTCTAAGAATTACTATGCGAATAAGATAGATACATTTGATTATCAGTAAAATGAAGCAATCAATGAacatgatataaaaatgaatcagtatattagaaaatgaaaatattcttaattatttattgtgcTATATGTATTACCACATAGATTTATTAGTTGCTCTAAACCATGAGttaaaaaattccaaaattATATGCAAATCCAAAAATATTGACAACCACCAATGAAAcacattattttacaattatacaatataatagaatTCATATGACGTCCTTAATACTGAACgcttatttaaaatatgatcAATCATACACCTTGTCTTATTTACAagtaaatttgattaattcaCTGCATAAGGTCACTATTGCTGATTAACATCTATTAATgctattttaatttgaatataaagaaataaatacaaaatgatGCGATAGCATATAGTCCATTATcctgaaaaaatattgattataagTTATTGAGTATAAGTACAGAGtccatttgaaaaaataaacataaatctAATTTCGTGTGGAGCATTTATGTGGCTAACGTCTTAACCTTGTATTTTGCATCTTCGAGCAATGtacaaaatttatacatataaattaatattatataagagaaGATATAACATGTAACATGGGCATGGTAAAGCAgataaaagtatgaaaaatctatgcaaaaagaaatgatataaataaggTTACATACTATAAGGATAAATTACATTTGCcttagaaaaaggaattagATTTAACTAAATAATCGAGGTATCCTTGGAAAATTATCCTGttataatctaatataatatcgGAAAACAAATAACacaaatgaacaaaaatttaGAAACAAACGTTAAAACTGCATTTTCCTGCACTATTTCTGCGGACAAGAACCAATCTTAAAGCTATATTAATGATATGACCacttattatcattaaaacgaaatcatttatctttagttataattgaattaattcaatttagttaaataaatgaagatatatTCGTGAAAATTATGTTATAGTGTACAAGATTGCATCATCGTGCAGAACgatttttgtaaaagaaatttttgttttaattaagaatAGCGTAATGAgtatcatttgtttttttaacaatatgtatatccttgataaaattttatacctGCGTTTTAATAAGTATCCTATATTATTTTGGCTTTAAGGTAAGCTAAACCCACATCTTATAATCCTGATTCTCTAAGTAGCATAATATCTTTATCTAAGCGGACACGATGAAATAGAGGTTAAAGATGTTAACGAAGACGGTCCGGAACTAAGATTGAGCCTGTCTAATTCCTCGTCCGCTTTGTTATTCTTTAAATCTTGTTGTGTATACAAGAATTTATTCCATTCATCGCTTCTCGGATATGCCAAATGCTGTGATTAAATATAGTAAGTAGTATTACAGTAAATAtagaatagtaatagtaattaattatgaacgtactgattttatcaaaaattatatataaaatctgacTCTTACCTCTGCGACATCGTAAACCCAAATTTTACCAGTGTCATCTCCGACCGTAACGTGTAAACCGCTCGGTGTCCAAGAGACTCTATTTAACGCGGGATTTCCATCGACGATAACACTAGCAGCGGGTACTTCAGTGTCCTGATTTAAATTCCAGAGATCTAATCTACCTGAATCGTCAACAGCTGCAAACAATGCTGGATGAGTTGGTGACCATGCAACATCGTACACGTAATCTCCATTATGTTCGAAAGAATAAAGgggtttcatttctttaagaCTCCATAATTTGATGGTCCAATCGATAGAGGAGGTTAAGAATAAATGAGAGAAGTCAATTCCACCTTGAACGGCATGTGTACTAATACCAGTCACCGGTCCTTGATGACCTTCAAACATTTCAACTACACCAGCTTTTGTACCATGTCGGCAGTCTATaagcataaaagaaaaaaaagagaaacaaaaacaactTTAACTTTATTGAAAAGAATTCATTGTTCGATACAAAATCtattgaaagatataaatatttaccgCCGTATACGGTTCCATCCTCACTACCaacaacaaaattattcaCATCGCCATGAGGAAAAGCTAAGCAAGTAGCCGCTATTGTTTTAGACTGTTTCAAGTATAGAATCAACGTTTCCTGTGGTTGAGACAACATATCTAAACTCCAAGAGCATAATTTACCATCCGTCGAAATGCTGATCAAATTATGTGCGTTTTGCGTTCCAACAACAGTTAGGCAATATACCGGATGctgaaaaaaatcaatgattgTTCTTGTAatcgaaaagtataaaagaaagaattataatagtaCAAAATCATAAGATGAGCAACCGCAATATCTGTTCAAGATGGGAACGTGTAACGGGATTCTATATTATCTGTAACAGAATCTAATCAAGAACAAACGTATCGTTTTCGATAGATAACCACTTCATAATTATCTTGATCGTTCTTACATAtcttaaattcaattaaacaataaaaggTAGAGAAACTTACGGTATGAGCGCTAGCTGACAATGGTGTTCTTTGTACTGGCGTTCTCTTTTGTACGCGATTATCCCAGAGTACTATTTGACCAGAATAAGTACCACCCAAAATCAAATTTGGATGGAATTTCGCAAAAGTGGTCGACATCACCGGTGATTGACAATGGAAGATGAATTCTGGAGTGGCTTTCTTAAATTTCGTGTTCCAAACCAAACATACACCATCGGGATCATTTGGGGTATCGTCATTGTTGTTGTATGAGGCCGCAAGAAGTTCTGGAAACTGCGGGGACCAATCCATCGAAGTGACGCAACGATTACGCGACCATCGTTCACAGAAGAAGGAACGATTTAACCATAATTGTTGATGGCTTTTTTCGTCCCtgtgaaaattttcgattgatatacgtacatacaaagaaagagagaaagagagagggaaagagttTGAATAAACTAAGAAAATTATCATCTATTTCCTTACAATCCATCCTCGCCATCCATTGTACCGGTATAATCGGTATAAATGTCAATCGATTCGCCCAATGCTCTTTCCACAATCCTACTAGTACGATCGAGGAATCGTTGAAAGTCTTCCGAGAGTATGATcatctgtttttcttcctcgctGAACTCGCGAACTGTTTTAAAATTTGTGTTCATCACGTAGAGAAGATATAGGATGAGTATCATTCGTTCATATTtcgacaaaataaatttaaaaagtacGATGTGAACGTACCTTCTTTCTtaggtttttctttctccttttcttgttCTACCTGTGTAACAGCAGGCTGAACCTCTTTAACCTGCGGCAAACCATGTGGAAGAATTCCAGGTGGAAGCTTGCTTTGGAAGCTGTCCAAGTGTGGCAAGCTGTTCTCTTCATCTTCGGCTTGGGAATCATCAAATGTCAAAACTGTGGTGAATAAGCTGATTCCGCCACGTATATCCTAACTTCGATGGTTTCTATCTAGCTACCACTAACGTAACGGCttgatatactttttaaaacaCAAGTCTATCGTTTATAATGTGTTATTACTTGACAACAAATTGACAACGGATTTTTTAGGGATGAAACGAAATATACTTGGACTTTCTATGCAAATTTATCATGTCTACAGTACGATCATTCTACGGTAACAACTTACATGCGCGAAAACGTAACTAAGGAAAGATCGAAAGGATCGAATAATACGTTTCACgcaactattttatatttacaaatttgtcACGTATGCTTGTCGAATACACCATGCaaggatttatttattcataacaAATAGGATATCGTTAAAAGGCTACTCGATATTTGCAAATCGTCGGAAGGATCGCTTCTCTTTTGTACAAcatcttaaaaagaaataccaaAGCGTTCAGTGAATGCTGGACTGACAAAATTTGCTATGCTGcacgaaattaaatgaaaggaaagagcATGAAAGTAAAATTCAAATGGCATGCAGAGAAATCAAGTatgtttgaaagaaagagagaaaaaactttATCGGAGAACATCATCGAGTGAACGTCAGTTCATCACGATTTACGAAATCAAAACACAAATattctccttttatcttttgtaacTTTCTTATTACAATGTCTCTCCACCCTTCGTCAACATGCAACGTCATCAAAGTGAAGTTACGAGGCGAAAATGTTAGACTGCATGTAACGTTAAATGATatgttgattaataattatgtcgCTCTTATATATGTCTTATAGGCAATAAACAATGCTGTTCTTTtgtctgaaaaaaatatttgaaaagaaggagaaaaggatgCAGAATACGTagtttattttcgaaatatttcgaagaagaTCATGTTGAATACCGAATAAGTTTCGAACATATCGTAAGATACAAACGTGAGAGTCGAATGTATTTATTAACGCAGCTTCCTAAGCCTCATGCAgcatcaatgaaatatatactttctacattaaaaaacattttaattttcgatgatagtaaaatataaattagttGATGCGAT
The Vespula pensylvanica isolate Volc-1 chromosome 4, ASM1446617v1, whole genome shotgun sequence DNA segment above includes these coding regions:
- the LOC122628901 gene encoding cytoplasmic dynein 1 intermediate chain isoform X8 → MMSDRKAELERKKAKLQAIREEKERRRREKEQKDVEEATVRAAGADKDHRKEIDAMLSSLGMAPVSDVLSSLSSMNSLTPEQSANATPDASLQPSSINSTQSTGRRKPRELTIVSVANTNIPPKEPVVYSKQTQTVQTTHTSHDGLSKSSSEYTIYSSCSTTTPTHSCSAGYFETDWWRPRKGGSAPNYLSHAFDYYVLTFDDSQAEDEENSLPHLDSFQSKLPPGILPHGLPQVKEVQPAVTQVEQEKEKEKPKKEVREFSEEEKQMIILSEDFQRFLDRTSRIVERALGESIDIYTDYTGTMDGEDGLDEKSHQQLWLNRSFFCERWSRNRCVTSMDWSPQFPELLAASYNNNDDTPNDPDGVCLVWNTKFKKATPEFIFHCQSPVMSTTFAKFHPNLILGGTYSGQIVLWDNRVQKRTPVQRTPLSASAHTHPVYCLTVVGTQNAHNLISISTDGKLCSWSLDMLSQPQETLILYLKQSKTIAATCLAFPHGDVNNFVVGSEDGTVYGDCRHGTKAGVVEMFEGHQGPVTGISTHAVQGGIDFSHLFLTSSIDWTIKLWSLKEMKPLYSFEHNGDYVYDVAWSPTHPALFAAVDDSGRLDLWNLNQDTEVPAASVIVDGNPALNRVSWTPSGLHVTVGDDTGKIWVYDVAEHLAYPRSDEWNKFLYTQQDLKNNKADEELDRLNLSSGPSSLTSLTSISSCPLR
- the LOC122628901 gene encoding cytoplasmic dynein 1 intermediate chain isoform X20; its protein translation is MMSDRKAELERKKAKLQAIREEKERRRREKEQKDVEEATVRAAGADKDHRKEIDAMLSSLGMAPVSDVLSSLSSMNSLTPEQSANATPDASLQPSSINSTQSTGRRKPRELTIVSVANTNIPPKEPVVYSKQTQTVQTTHTSHDGYFETDWWRPRKGGSAPNYLSHAFDYYVLTFDDSQAEDEENSLPHLDSFQSKLPPGILPHGLPQVKEVQPAVTQVEQEKEKEKPKKEVREFSEEEKQMIILSEDFQRFLDRTSRIVERALGESIDIYTDYTGTMDGEDGLDEKSHQQLWLNRSFFCERWSRNRCVTSMDWSPQFPELLAASYNNNDDTPNDPDGVCLVWNTKFKKATPEFIFHCQSPVMSTTFAKFHPNLILGGTYSGQIVLWDNRVQKRTPVQRTPLSASAHTHPVYCLTVVGTQNAHNLISISTDGKLCSWSLDMLSQPQETLILYLKQSKTIAATCLAFPHGDVNNFVVGSEDGTVYGDCRHGTKAGVVEMFEGHQGPVTGISTHAVQGGIDFSHLFLTSSIDWTIKLWSLKEMKPLYSFEHNGDYVYDVAWSPTHPALFAAVDDSGRLDLWNLNQDTEVPAASVIVDGNPALNRVSWTPSGLHVTVGDDTGKIWVYDVAEHLAYPRSDEWNKFLYTQQDLKNNKADEELDRLNLSSGPSSLTSLTSISSCPLR
- the LOC122628901 gene encoding cytoplasmic dynein 1 intermediate chain isoform X24; its protein translation is MMSDRKAELERKKAKLQAIREEKERRRREKEQKDVEEATVRAAGADKDHRKEIDAMLSSLGMAPVSDVLSSLSSMNSLTPEQSANATPDASLQPSSINSTQSTGRRKPRELTIVSVANTNIPPKEPVVYSKQTQTVQTTHTSHDGYFETDWWRPRKAHAFDYYVLTFDDSQAEDEENSLPHLDSFQSKLPPGILPHGLPQVKEVQPAVTQVEQEKEKEKPKKEVREFSEEEKQMIILSEDFQRFLDRTSRIVERALGESIDIYTDYTGTMDGEDGLDEKSHQQLWLNRSFFCERWSRNRCVTSMDWSPQFPELLAASYNNNDDTPNDPDGVCLVWNTKFKKATPEFIFHCQSPVMSTTFAKFHPNLILGGTYSGQIVLWDNRVQKRTPVQRTPLSASAHTHPVYCLTVVGTQNAHNLISISTDGKLCSWSLDMLSQPQETLILYLKQSKTIAATCLAFPHGDVNNFVVGSEDGTVYGDCRHGTKAGVVEMFEGHQGPVTGISTHAVQGGIDFSHLFLTSSIDWTIKLWSLKEMKPLYSFEHNGDYVYDVAWSPTHPALFAAVDDSGRLDLWNLNQDTEVPAASVIVDGNPALNRVSWTPSGLHVTVGDDTGKIWVYDVAEHLAYPRSDEWNKFLYTQQDLKNNKADEELDRLNLSSGPSSLTSLTSISSCPLR
- the LOC122628901 gene encoding cytoplasmic dynein 1 intermediate chain isoform X15: MMSDRKAELERKKAKLQAIREEKERRRREKEQKDVEEATVRAAGADKDHRKEIDAMLSSLGMAPVSDVLSSLSSMNSLTPEQSANATPDASLQPSSINSTQSTGRRKPRELTIVSVANTNIPPKEPVVYSKQTQTVQTTHTSHDGYFETDWWRPRKAHAFDYYDEYNLNPGLEWEDEFTVLTFDDSQAEDEENSLPHLDSFQSKLPPGILPHGLPQVKEVQPAVTQVEQEKEKEKPKKEVREFSEEEKQMIILSEDFQRFLDRTSRIVERALGESIDIYTDYTGTMDGEDGLDEKSHQQLWLNRSFFCERWSRNRCVTSMDWSPQFPELLAASYNNNDDTPNDPDGVCLVWNTKFKKATPEFIFHCQSPVMSTTFAKFHPNLILGGTYSGQIVLWDNRVQKRTPVQRTPLSASAHTHPVYCLTVVGTQNAHNLISISTDGKLCSWSLDMLSQPQETLILYLKQSKTIAATCLAFPHGDVNNFVVGSEDGTVYGDCRHGTKAGVVEMFEGHQGPVTGISTHAVQGGIDFSHLFLTSSIDWTIKLWSLKEMKPLYSFEHNGDYVYDVAWSPTHPALFAAVDDSGRLDLWNLNQDTEVPAASVIVDGNPALNRVSWTPSGLHVTVGDDTGKIWVYDVAEHLAYPRSDEWNKFLYTQQDLKNNKADEELDRLNLSSGPSSLTSLTSISSCPLR
- the LOC122628901 gene encoding cytoplasmic dynein 1 intermediate chain isoform X2 yields the protein MMSDRKAELERKKAKLQAIREEKERRRREKEQKDVEEATVRAAGADKDHRKEIDAMLSSLGMAPVSDVLSSLSSMNSLTPEQSANATPDASLQPSSINSTQSTGRRKPRELTIVSVANTNIPPKEPVVYSKQTQTVQTTHTSHDGLSKSSSEYTIYSSCSTTTPTHSCSAGYFETDWWRPRKGGSAPNYLYEYNLNPGLEWEDEFTVLTFDDSQAEDEENSLPHLDSFQSKLPPGILPHGLPQVKEVQPAVTQVEQEKEKEKPKKEVREFSEEEKQMIILSEDFQRFLDRTSRIVERALGESIDIYTDYTGTMDGEDGLDEKSHQQLWLNRSFFCERWSRNRCVTSMDWSPQFPELLAASYNNNDDTPNDPDGVCLVWNTKFKKATPEFIFHCQSPVMSTTFAKFHPNLILGGTYSGQIVLWDNRVQKRTPVQRTPLSASAHTHPVYCLTVVGTQNAHNLISISTDGKLCSWSLDMLSQPQETLILYLKQSKTIAATCLAFPHGDVNNFVVGSEDGTVYGDCRHGTKAGVVEMFEGHQGPVTGISTHAVQGGIDFSHLFLTSSIDWTIKLWSLKEMKPLYSFEHNGDYVYDVAWSPTHPALFAAVDDSGRLDLWNLNQDTEVPAASVIVDGNPALNRVSWTPSGLHVTVGDDTGKIWVYDVAEHLAYPRSDEWNKFLYTQQDLKNNKADEELDRLNLSSGPSSLTSLTSISSCPLR
- the LOC122628901 gene encoding cytoplasmic dynein 1 intermediate chain isoform X17, whose product is MMSDRKAELERKKAKLQAIREEKERRRREKEQKDVEEATVRAAGADKDHRKEIDAMLSSLGMAPVSDVLSSLSSMNSLTPEQSANATPDASLQPSSINSTQSTGRRKPRELTIVSVANTNIPPKEPVVYSKQTQTVQTTHTSHDGYFETDWWRPRKGGSAPNYLYEYNLNPGLEWEDEFTAEDEENSLPHLDSFQSKLPPGILPHGLPQVKEVQPAVTQVEQEKEKEKPKKEVREFSEEEKQMIILSEDFQRFLDRTSRIVERALGESIDIYTDYTGTMDGEDGLDEKSHQQLWLNRSFFCERWSRNRCVTSMDWSPQFPELLAASYNNNDDTPNDPDGVCLVWNTKFKKATPEFIFHCQSPVMSTTFAKFHPNLILGGTYSGQIVLWDNRVQKRTPVQRTPLSASAHTHPVYCLTVVGTQNAHNLISISTDGKLCSWSLDMLSQPQETLILYLKQSKTIAATCLAFPHGDVNNFVVGSEDGTVYGDCRHGTKAGVVEMFEGHQGPVTGISTHAVQGGIDFSHLFLTSSIDWTIKLWSLKEMKPLYSFEHNGDYVYDVAWSPTHPALFAAVDDSGRLDLWNLNQDTEVPAASVIVDGNPALNRVSWTPSGLHVTVGDDTGKIWVYDVAEHLAYPRSDEWNKFLYTQQDLKNNKADEELDRLNLSSGPSSLTSLTSISSCPLR
- the LOC122628901 gene encoding cytoplasmic dynein 1 intermediate chain isoform X26, with the protein product MMSDRKAELERKKAKLQAIREEKERRRREKEQKDVEEATVRAAGADKDHRKEIDAMLSSLGMAPVSDVLSSLSSMNSLTPEQSANATPDASLQPSSINSTQSTGRRKPRELTIVSVANTNIPPKEPVVYSKQTQTVQTTHTSHDAHAFDYYDEYNLNPGLEWEDEFTAEDEENSLPHLDSFQSKLPPGILPHGLPQVKEVQPAVTQVEQEKEKEKPKKEVREFSEEEKQMIILSEDFQRFLDRTSRIVERALGESIDIYTDYTGTMDGEDGLDEKSHQQLWLNRSFFCERWSRNRCVTSMDWSPQFPELLAASYNNNDDTPNDPDGVCLVWNTKFKKATPEFIFHCQSPVMSTTFAKFHPNLILGGTYSGQIVLWDNRVQKRTPVQRTPLSASAHTHPVYCLTVVGTQNAHNLISISTDGKLCSWSLDMLSQPQETLILYLKQSKTIAATCLAFPHGDVNNFVVGSEDGTVYGDCRHGTKAGVVEMFEGHQGPVTGISTHAVQGGIDFSHLFLTSSIDWTIKLWSLKEMKPLYSFEHNGDYVYDVAWSPTHPALFAAVDDSGRLDLWNLNQDTEVPAASVIVDGNPALNRVSWTPSGLHVTVGDDTGKIWVYDVAEHLAYPRSDEWNKFLYTQQDLKNNKADEELDRLNLSSGPSSLTSLTSISSCPLR
- the LOC122628901 gene encoding cytoplasmic dynein 1 intermediate chain isoform X7; translation: MMSDRKAELERKKAKLQAIREEKERRRREKEQKDVEEATVRAAGADKDHRKEIDAMLSSLGMAPVSDVLSSLSSMNSLTPEQSANATPDASLQPSSINSTQSTGRRKPRELTIVSVANTNIPPKEPVVYSKQTQTVQTTHTSHDGLSKSSSEYTIYSSCSTTTPTHSCSAGYFETDWWRPRKAHAFDYYDEYNLNPGLEWEDEFTAEDEENSLPHLDSFQSKLPPGILPHGLPQVKEVQPAVTQVEQEKEKEKPKKEVREFSEEEKQMIILSEDFQRFLDRTSRIVERALGESIDIYTDYTGTMDGEDGLDEKSHQQLWLNRSFFCERWSRNRCVTSMDWSPQFPELLAASYNNNDDTPNDPDGVCLVWNTKFKKATPEFIFHCQSPVMSTTFAKFHPNLILGGTYSGQIVLWDNRVQKRTPVQRTPLSASAHTHPVYCLTVVGTQNAHNLISISTDGKLCSWSLDMLSQPQETLILYLKQSKTIAATCLAFPHGDVNNFVVGSEDGTVYGDCRHGTKAGVVEMFEGHQGPVTGISTHAVQGGIDFSHLFLTSSIDWTIKLWSLKEMKPLYSFEHNGDYVYDVAWSPTHPALFAAVDDSGRLDLWNLNQDTEVPAASVIVDGNPALNRVSWTPSGLHVTVGDDTGKIWVYDVAEHLAYPRSDEWNKFLYTQQDLKNNKADEELDRLNLSSGPSSLTSLTSISSCPLR
- the LOC122628901 gene encoding cytoplasmic dynein 1 intermediate chain isoform X5 codes for the protein MMSDRKAELERKKAKLQAIREEKERRRREKEQKDVEEATVRAAGADKDHRKEIDAMLSSLGMAPVSDVLSSLSSMNSLTPEQSANATPDASLQPSSINSTQSTGRRKPRELTIVSVANTNIPPKEPVVYSKQTQTVQTTHTSHDGLSKSSSEYTIYSSCSTTTPTHSCSAGYFETDWWRPRKGGSAPNYLYEYNLNPGLEWEDEFTAEDEENSLPHLDSFQSKLPPGILPHGLPQVKEVQPAVTQVEQEKEKEKPKKEVREFSEEEKQMIILSEDFQRFLDRTSRIVERALGESIDIYTDYTGTMDGEDGLDEKSHQQLWLNRSFFCERWSRNRCVTSMDWSPQFPELLAASYNNNDDTPNDPDGVCLVWNTKFKKATPEFIFHCQSPVMSTTFAKFHPNLILGGTYSGQIVLWDNRVQKRTPVQRTPLSASAHTHPVYCLTVVGTQNAHNLISISTDGKLCSWSLDMLSQPQETLILYLKQSKTIAATCLAFPHGDVNNFVVGSEDGTVYGDCRHGTKAGVVEMFEGHQGPVTGISTHAVQGGIDFSHLFLTSSIDWTIKLWSLKEMKPLYSFEHNGDYVYDVAWSPTHPALFAAVDDSGRLDLWNLNQDTEVPAASVIVDGNPALNRVSWTPSGLHVTVGDDTGKIWVYDVAEHLAYPRSDEWNKFLYTQQDLKNNKADEELDRLNLSSGPSSLTSLTSISSCPLR